One window from the genome of Vibrio vulnificus NBRC 15645 = ATCC 27562 encodes:
- the der gene encoding ribosome biogenesis GTPase Der: protein MIPVVALVGRPNVGKSTLFNRLTRSRDALVADFPGLTRDRKYGQAKVGEHDFIVIDTGGIDGSEEGVETKMAEQSLAAIREADVVLFMVDGRAGLTPSDEAIAAHLRKIEKATMLVVNKVDGIDADAASADFWQLGVDEMYQIAAAHGRGVTALIERALDPFFDNLLSANSEGEIEDLTDMEDEDAEQQEYSEEDAEESLKRLQDQPIKLAIIGRPNVGKSTLTNRILGEERVVVYDMPGTTRDSIYIPMERDGREYVLIDTAGVRRRGKVHETVEKFSVVKTLKAVEDANVVLLVIDARENISDQDLSLLGFALNAGRSIVLAVNKWDGLDNEVKENVKKELDRRLGFVDFARIHFISALHGTGVGHLFESVQEAYRSATTRVGTSVLTRIMKMATEDHQPPMVRGRRVKLKYAHAGGYNPPIVVIHGNQVRELPDSYKRYLMNYFRKSLDIMGTPIRIQFQNSDNPFENRVNKMTLSQERARKRMMSAVKNRKK from the coding sequence ATGATACCTGTTGTTGCTCTAGTCGGTCGTCCAAACGTAGGTAAATCTACGTTGTTTAACCGATTGACTCGCTCTCGTGACGCATTGGTGGCGGACTTTCCTGGTCTGACTCGTGACCGTAAATATGGTCAAGCCAAAGTAGGTGAGCACGACTTTATTGTGATTGATACGGGTGGTATCGATGGTTCTGAAGAAGGCGTTGAAACCAAAATGGCAGAACAGTCACTTGCTGCGATTCGCGAAGCTGACGTTGTGTTGTTTATGGTGGATGGCCGCGCAGGATTGACGCCATCCGATGAGGCGATTGCTGCCCATTTACGTAAAATCGAAAAAGCCACCATGCTGGTGGTGAACAAAGTGGACGGCATCGATGCGGATGCTGCCAGCGCAGACTTTTGGCAACTGGGCGTTGATGAGATGTACCAAATTGCCGCTGCGCATGGTCGTGGTGTGACTGCGCTGATTGAACGTGCACTTGATCCATTCTTTGATAATCTTCTCAGTGCTAACAGCGAAGGTGAGATCGAAGATCTGACCGATATGGAAGATGAAGACGCAGAGCAGCAAGAGTACTCTGAAGAAGACGCCGAAGAGTCACTGAAGCGACTGCAAGATCAGCCAATTAAGCTCGCGATTATTGGTCGTCCAAACGTGGGTAAATCAACGCTGACTAACCGTATTTTGGGTGAAGAACGCGTTGTTGTCTACGACATGCCAGGAACCACGCGTGACTCCATTTACATTCCAATGGAACGTGATGGTCGCGAATACGTATTGATCGACACCGCAGGTGTTCGTCGTCGCGGTAAAGTACATGAAACGGTTGAAAAATTCTCTGTTGTTAAAACATTGAAAGCCGTTGAAGACGCCAACGTTGTACTGTTAGTGATTGATGCTCGTGAAAACATCTCGGATCAGGATTTGAGCTTATTGGGCTTCGCACTTAATGCGGGTCGTTCTATCGTACTGGCCGTGAACAAGTGGGATGGCTTGGATAACGAAGTGAAAGAGAATGTGAAGAAAGAGCTCGATCGTCGTCTTGGCTTCGTCGATTTTGCTCGCATTCACTTCATTTCTGCGTTGCACGGTACTGGCGTAGGCCATTTGTTTGAATCAGTACAAGAAGCTTACCGCTCTGCAACCACTCGTGTAGGGACATCGGTACTGACGCGCATCATGAAGATGGCAACAGAAGATCACCAACCACCGATGGTTCGTGGCCGTCGTGTGAAACTGAAATATGCGCACGCTGGTGGTTATAACCCACCAATCGTGGTGATCCATGGTAACCAAGTTCGCGAATTACCGGATTCTTACAAACGTTATCTAATGAACTACTTCCGTAAGTCACTAGATATCATGGGTACGCCGATTCGTATTCAGTTCCAAAACAGTGATAACCCGTTTGAGAACCGTGTCAACAAGATGACCCTTTCTCAAGAGCGTGCACGTAAGCGCATGATGAGTGCGGTAAAAAATCGCAAGAAATAA
- the bamB gene encoding outer membrane protein assembly factor BamB: MKKMVRKALLGMITVGVLAGCASEEDTIVMAPLPQVNSQFTPQSAWSTSVGDGVGHYFSKLSPEYAYDKLFIASRDGVVRALDPTSGKQLWSQNVKQGDTARLSGGLTAAYGHVYIGSENGDLIALDEASGEISWRISVVGEILAKPVAENGLVIVNTSNGVLMAFDQDNGEQKWTISTEVPNLTLRGDSTPTAVSGGVFWGTANGRLAAAIVERGQLIWQQPVGTPKGATEIDRLVDVDSSPIVLGGTLYVVGYNGQLIALDLRSGNAVWKRNYSSAIDMATDGSRLFVVTDKDHVVAVDARSGTELWQNEQLEYRLLTAPVMVNNYLVVGDSQGYLHWLDRTTGEFVAQQMINDSGFAVGPTVLPDGYVITTRNGDVKKLTINE; this comes from the coding sequence ATGAAGAAAATGGTCAGGAAAGCCTTATTAGGCATGATTACAGTGGGTGTGTTGGCGGGTTGTGCCAGTGAAGAAGACACCATTGTAATGGCACCATTGCCACAGGTGAATAGCCAGTTCACACCGCAATCAGCTTGGAGTACCAGTGTGGGTGATGGTGTCGGACATTACTTCTCTAAACTCTCACCTGAATATGCTTACGACAAGCTATTTATCGCCAGTCGTGATGGTGTGGTCAGAGCGTTGGATCCGACATCAGGTAAGCAATTGTGGAGCCAAAACGTTAAGCAAGGCGACACAGCGAGATTGTCTGGTGGCTTAACCGCGGCTTACGGCCATGTCTACATTGGCAGTGAAAATGGTGATTTGATCGCTTTGGACGAAGCGAGTGGCGAGATCTCTTGGCGCATCTCTGTAGTCGGAGAGATCTTAGCAAAGCCCGTTGCTGAAAATGGTCTAGTGATTGTGAATACCAGCAATGGCGTTTTGATGGCCTTCGACCAAGATAATGGTGAACAAAAGTGGACCATCAGCACCGAAGTACCTAACTTGACTTTGCGCGGCGATAGTACGCCGACGGCGGTATCAGGCGGCGTATTTTGGGGAACGGCGAATGGCCGTTTAGCGGCCGCTATCGTCGAGCGTGGTCAGTTGATTTGGCAACAACCAGTTGGTACACCAAAAGGTGCAACCGAAATTGACCGTTTGGTGGATGTGGATTCGTCACCAATCGTTTTGGGTGGCACACTGTATGTCGTGGGCTACAACGGTCAGTTAATCGCACTTGATTTACGTTCAGGCAATGCCGTTTGGAAGCGTAATTATTCGTCAGCTATTGATATGGCGACCGATGGCAGCCGTTTGTTTGTCGTGACAGACAAAGATCACGTAGTGGCGGTCGATGCACGTAGCGGAACGGAGCTATGGCAAAATGAACAGCTAGAGTATCGTTTGTTGACCGCCCCAGTGATGGTAAACAACTACTTAGTCGTTGGAGACAGCCAAGGCTATTTGCATTGGTTGGATCGCACCACTGGTGAGTTCGTGGCTCAGCAGATGATCAATGACAGTGGTTTCGCCGTTGGTCCAACGGTATTGCCAGATGGTTATGTCATTACCACGCGCAATGGCGATGTAAAGAAACTGACGATCAACGAATAA
- a CDS encoding YfgM family protein, with product MEVYNTEEEQVEAIKDWWKENGKAVIIGAVVGLGGLFGWRYYQDSVTQAREAASQNYTSAINALQAKGAEAAADVEAFIASNDVKEYSVLAALQLAKAQVTAGDLDAALTQLKWAQSNSKDAALIPLTTYRIARVEAELGNFDAAKAELAKVTDASWAGRVAELRGDIALRQGDKEAAYAAYSEAQQAADAGQTLQMKLDDLAK from the coding sequence GTGGAAGTTTACAATACTGAAGAAGAACAAGTTGAAGCGATAAAAGATTGGTGGAAAGAGAACGGCAAAGCCGTGATCATCGGTGCCGTTGTTGGTCTCGGTGGTCTATTTGGCTGGCGTTACTACCAAGATAGCGTAACGCAAGCGCGTGAAGCCGCTTCACAAAACTATACTTCCGCAATTAATGCATTACAGGCGAAAGGCGCTGAAGCGGCTGCGGATGTTGAAGCTTTCATTGCCTCCAATGATGTCAAAGAGTATTCGGTACTGGCGGCGTTACAACTGGCTAAAGCACAAGTAACCGCTGGTGATCTTGATGCTGCGCTAACCCAGTTAAAATGGGCTCAGAGCAACAGCAAAGATGCGGCTCTTATTCCGTTAACGACTTACCGTATTGCGCGAGTAGAAGCAGAGTTAGGCAATTTTGATGCAGCGAAAGCGGAGCTAGCAAAAGTCACAGATGCTAGCTGGGCGGGCCGTGTAGCAGAATTGCGTGGTGATATTGCTTTGCGTCAGGGTGACAAAGAAGCCGCTTATGCTGCTTATTCTGAAGCGCAACAAGCCGCTGATGCAGGCCAAACTCTGCAAATGAAATTGGATGATCTGGCAAAATAA
- the hisS gene encoding histidine--tRNA ligase: MAKTIQAIRGMNDCLPTQSPLWQKLEGAVKNVISAYGYNEMRMPIVEMTHLFSRAIGEVTDVVEKEMYTFEDRNGDSLTLRPEGTAGCVRAGIENGLLYNQEQRVWYMGPMFRHERPQKGRYRQFHQCGVEVFGLNGPDVDAELIMMTARLWRELGIDKHVRLELNSIGSLEARANYRTALIAFLEQHIDVLDEDCKRRMHTNPLRVLDTKNPDVQAILGDAPRLSDYLDTESTQHFAGLCELLDAAGIEYTVNERLVRGLDYYNRTVFEWITESLGSQGTVCGGGRYDGLVEQLGGKATPAVGFAMGLERLVLMLETLELTDVRRSVDVYVVTAGEGTMMAGMKLAEQVREAIPGVRVMNHFGGGNFKKQFKRADKVGAVVALVLGENEVADNTVVLKDLAGGEQVTYSQQEIASKIAELI, encoded by the coding sequence GTGGCAAAAACAATCCAAGCAATTCGAGGCATGAATGATTGTCTCCCAACTCAATCACCACTGTGGCAGAAGCTAGAAGGCGCAGTGAAGAACGTAATTAGCGCATACGGTTACAATGAAATGCGCATGCCAATCGTTGAGATGACGCATCTATTTAGCCGTGCTATTGGCGAAGTGACCGATGTGGTGGAAAAAGAGATGTACACCTTTGAAGACCGTAATGGTGACAGCTTAACATTGCGCCCTGAAGGCACCGCAGGTTGTGTGCGTGCTGGTATTGAAAACGGTTTGCTGTACAACCAAGAGCAGCGCGTTTGGTACATGGGTCCTATGTTCCGCCACGAGCGTCCGCAAAAAGGCCGTTACCGTCAGTTCCACCAGTGTGGTGTAGAAGTATTTGGTCTTAATGGTCCTGACGTCGATGCAGAGCTGATCATGATGACTGCGCGTCTTTGGCGTGAACTTGGCATTGATAAACATGTGCGTCTAGAGCTGAACTCGATTGGTTCGTTGGAAGCGCGCGCAAACTATCGCACTGCACTGATCGCATTTCTTGAGCAACATATCGATGTGTTGGATGAAGATTGCAAACGTCGTATGCATACTAACCCACTACGTGTATTGGATACCAAGAATCCAGATGTACAAGCGATTTTGGGCGATGCGCCACGTCTATCTGACTACCTAGACACAGAGTCAACGCAACATTTTGCGGGTTTGTGTGAACTTCTTGACGCTGCGGGTATCGAATACACAGTCAATGAACGCTTGGTTCGTGGTCTGGATTACTACAACCGCACGGTTTTTGAATGGATCACGGAAAGCCTAGGCTCTCAAGGTACCGTTTGTGGTGGTGGCCGTTATGATGGCCTAGTCGAGCAACTTGGTGGCAAAGCCACACCAGCGGTGGGTTTTGCGATGGGCTTAGAGCGTTTAGTGCTAATGTTGGAAACGTTAGAGCTGACGGATGTTCGTCGTAGTGTGGACGTTTACGTCGTCACTGCGGGTGAAGGCACTATGATGGCTGGCATGAAGTTGGCAGAGCAAGTGCGTGAAGCCATTCCTGGGGTTCGCGTGATGAACCACTTTGGTGGTGGTAACTTTAAGAAACAATTTAAACGTGCTGACAAAGTAGGTGCGGTCGTAGCCCTAGTACTGGGTGAGAATGAAGTTGCAGACAACACCGTTGTATTGAAAGATCTCGCTGGTGGTGAGCAAGTTACGTATTCACAGCAAGAGATTGCCAGCAAAATTGCTGAGCTGATTTAA
- the ispG gene encoding flavodoxin-dependent (E)-4-hydroxy-3-methylbut-2-enyl-diphosphate synthase, with product MHNESPIIRRKSTRIYVGDVPIGDGAPIAVQSMTNTRTTDVAATVAQIKALENVGADIVRVSVPTMDAAEAFKLIKQQVSIPLVADIHFDYRIALKVAEYGVDCLRINPGNIGNEERIRSVVDCARDKNIPIRIGVNGGSLEKDLQMKYGEPTPEALVESAMRHVDILDRLNFDQFKVSVKASDVFLAVDSYRLLAKKIDQPLHLGITEAGGARAGAVKSAVGLGMLLAEGIGDTLRISLAANPVEEIKVGFDILKSLRIRSRGINFIACPSCSRQEFDVISTVNALEERLEDIITPMDVSIIGCVVNGPGEAEVSHLGLAGSNKKSAFYEDGKRQKERFDNEDLVNQLEAKIRAKAARMDESNRIDIKVQN from the coding sequence ATGCACAACGAATCTCCAATTATCCGTCGTAAATCGACGCGAATTTATGTGGGCGATGTTCCAATCGGTGATGGTGCGCCAATCGCGGTGCAATCCATGACCAATACTCGCACCACGGACGTAGCAGCAACCGTTGCTCAAATTAAAGCATTGGAAAATGTCGGCGCCGACATTGTTCGTGTTTCTGTTCCGACGATGGATGCGGCTGAAGCTTTTAAGCTGATTAAACAGCAAGTATCGATTCCATTAGTTGCTGATATTCATTTTGATTATCGTATCGCACTGAAAGTGGCCGAATACGGGGTGGATTGTTTACGCATCAACCCGGGCAACATTGGTAATGAAGAGCGTATTCGCTCAGTCGTTGATTGTGCGCGTGACAAAAACATACCAATTCGCATCGGTGTCAACGGTGGGTCGCTAGAGAAAGATCTGCAAATGAAGTATGGCGAGCCGACACCAGAAGCTTTGGTCGAGTCTGCTATGCGTCATGTTGATATTCTTGATCGCCTCAACTTTGATCAATTTAAAGTCAGTGTCAAAGCGTCAGACGTTTTCCTTGCGGTGGATTCCTACCGACTGTTGGCGAAGAAAATCGATCAACCTCTGCATCTCGGCATTACAGAAGCGGGTGGTGCTCGCGCTGGTGCTGTGAAATCGGCGGTTGGCTTAGGCATGCTTTTAGCGGAAGGTATTGGCGATACGCTACGTATCTCTTTGGCGGCGAACCCTGTTGAAGAGATTAAAGTGGGTTTTGATATTCTTAAGTCATTGCGAATTCGTTCGCGAGGCATCAACTTTATCGCGTGTCCATCGTGTTCACGTCAGGAGTTTGATGTCATCAGCACGGTCAATGCACTGGAAGAGCGACTGGAAGACATCATTACGCCGATGGATGTCTCCATCATTGGTTGCGTTGTGAATGGTCCGGGTGAAGCAGAGGTATCGCATCTCGGTCTGGCTGGTAGCAACAAGAAGAGCGCTTTTTACGAAGATGGTAAACGTCAAAAAGAGCGCTTCGACAACGAAGATCTGGTGAATCAACTAGAAGCTAAGATCCGTGCAAAGGCTGCGCGCATGGATGAAAGCAACCGCATCGATATTAAAGTGCAGAACTAA
- the rodZ gene encoding cytoskeleton protein RodZ translates to MTTDNDFSQDSATESLAIEQVGTLLKRKRESMGYTQKQVADRLRLRVNVIEQIDDNQFESGQVATFTRGYLRSYARLVGLDEKIILDALDNTGDAQHQEQEMQSFSRKTNTEKHNSRIMLITWGIFIIITGISSLWWWQNQQENSLAQSVNQAAQLEDAVIEESEPPLIDDVVMQEMDATTESNEQNEASSEESPASPESVEALEVETLEPIVEAEADAGSQVEPQAAVVEVTSEAPQANGETALTMAFRSDCWVQVKDASGKTLISGIRKSGQDLNLSGQAPFNVILGAPEGVTMTFASEPVDLSRYTAGKVARFTLPL, encoded by the coding sequence ATGACTACAGATAACGATTTTTCACAAGACAGTGCCACAGAATCTCTCGCCATTGAACAAGTCGGTACCTTGCTCAAACGCAAACGCGAATCAATGGGTTACACGCAAAAACAAGTCGCAGATCGATTACGTTTACGTGTTAACGTGATTGAACAGATTGACGATAACCAGTTTGAAAGTGGCCAAGTGGCGACTTTTACTCGCGGGTATTTACGTTCTTACGCCAGATTGGTTGGCCTTGATGAAAAAATCATTCTTGATGCGTTAGATAATACAGGTGACGCACAGCACCAAGAACAGGAGATGCAGAGCTTCTCACGTAAAACCAATACGGAGAAACACAATAGCCGCATCATGCTGATTACTTGGGGTATTTTCATCATCATTACGGGGATTTCTTCACTTTGGTGGTGGCAAAATCAGCAAGAGAACAGCTTAGCTCAGTCGGTTAATCAAGCCGCTCAACTTGAAGACGCGGTGATCGAAGAGAGTGAACCTCCACTCATTGATGATGTGGTGATGCAGGAAATGGATGCGACGACAGAGAGCAATGAGCAAAACGAAGCGAGCTCAGAGGAAAGTCCGGCATCGCCTGAAAGTGTAGAAGCCTTGGAAGTCGAGACTTTAGAGCCGATAGTTGAAGCAGAAGCTGACGCTGGATCGCAAGTTGAACCTCAAGCGGCAGTGGTTGAGGTTACATCTGAAGCCCCCCAAGCCAATGGTGAAACTGCCTTAACAATGGCTTTTCGTTCGGACTGCTGGGTTCAAGTTAAAGACGCCAGTGGTAAGACATTGATTTCTGGCATCCGCAAATCGGGTCAAGATTTAAACCTATCTGGTCAGGCCCCTTTTAACGTTATTTTGGGCGCGCCAGAAGGCGTGACCATGACATTTGCAAGTGAACCTGTCGACCTTTCTCGGTATACTGCAGGCAAAGTAGCTCGATTCACCTTACCTTTGTAA
- a CDS encoding bifunctional tRNA (adenosine(37)-C2)-methyltransferase TrmG/ribosomal RNA large subunit methyltransferase RlmN: MSTEKINLLDFDRKGMRELFAQELGEKAFRADQVMKWIYHFGVDDFDNMTNINKQLREKLKQKCEIVAPVVSEAQHSSDGTIKWAMRVGDQDVETVYIPEEDRATLCVSSQVGCALECKFCSTAQQGFNRNLKVSEIIGQVWRAAREVGLEKETGRRPITNVVMMGMGEPLLNMKNLIPALEIMLDDLGFGLSKRRVTVSTSGVVSGLDQMTGKIDVALAISLHAPNDKLRSEIMPINDRWDIQDFLASVRRYIASSNANRGKVTVEYVLLDHVNDGTEHAHELAQLMKDTPCKINLIPFNPYPGSPYKKPSNSRIDRFQKTLMQYEHTVTIRKTRGDDIDAACGQLVGDVIDRTKRTAMLKAAKGETIEVKAL, from the coding sequence ATGAGCACTGAAAAAATTAATCTACTCGACTTTGATCGCAAAGGCATGCGTGAACTGTTCGCCCAAGAGTTAGGCGAAAAAGCGTTTCGTGCTGATCAGGTAATGAAGTGGATCTACCATTTCGGTGTCGATGATTTCGATAACATGACCAACATCAACAAGCAGTTGAGAGAGAAGCTTAAGCAGAAATGCGAGATCGTCGCCCCTGTTGTTTCAGAAGCTCAACACTCATCAGATGGCACCATCAAATGGGCCATGCGTGTTGGTGATCAAGATGTTGAAACGGTCTATATCCCAGAAGAAGACCGCGCAACGCTTTGTGTTTCATCTCAAGTGGGTTGTGCACTGGAATGTAAATTCTGCTCAACGGCGCAGCAAGGTTTCAACCGTAACTTAAAAGTGTCAGAAATCATCGGTCAGGTGTGGCGTGCGGCACGTGAGGTAGGGCTTGAGAAAGAGACTGGACGTCGTCCGATCACCAACGTGGTGATGATGGGCATGGGCGAACCGTTGCTGAATATGAAAAACCTCATTCCGGCTTTGGAAATTATGCTGGATGATCTGGGCTTTGGTCTCTCTAAACGCCGCGTGACAGTGTCGACTTCGGGTGTGGTTTCTGGCTTAGATCAGATGACGGGCAAAATTGACGTCGCACTGGCGATTTCTTTGCATGCACCTAATGACAAATTGCGCAGTGAAATTATGCCGATCAACGATCGTTGGGATATTCAGGATTTCTTAGCATCGGTGCGTCGTTACATTGCTTCTTCCAATGCCAACCGCGGTAAAGTGACGGTGGAATACGTGCTACTTGATCATGTTAACGATGGTACTGAACATGCTCATGAGCTTGCGCAGTTGATGAAGGATACACCTTGTAAAATCAACTTGATTCCATTTAACCCATACCCAGGCTCGCCGTATAAGAAACCAAGCAACTCACGTATTGATCGTTTCCAAAAGACATTGATGCAATATGAGCATACGGTGACGATTCGTAAGACGCGCGGTGATGATATTGATGCCGCATGTGGTCAGTTAGTGGGGGACGTGATCGACCGAACCAAACGTACCGCCATGCTGAAAGCGGCCAAAGGTGAGACCATCGAGGTTAAGGCGCTATAA
- the ndk gene encoding nucleoside-diphosphate kinase has translation MALERTFSIIKPDAVERNLIGEIYHRIEKAGLRIIAAKMVHLNDEQASGFYAEHEGKEFFPALKEFMTSGPIMVQVLEGENAIARYRELMGKTNPEEAACGTIRADYALSMRHNSVHGSDSPASAAREVAFFFPESEICPR, from the coding sequence ATGGCTCTAGAAAGAACATTTTCGATCATTAAGCCTGACGCTGTAGAACGTAACTTAATCGGTGAAATTTACCACCGTATTGAGAAGGCGGGATTACGCATCATCGCGGCAAAAATGGTGCATCTTAATGATGAACAAGCAAGTGGCTTTTACGCTGAGCATGAAGGAAAAGAATTTTTTCCAGCATTGAAAGAGTTCATGACTTCAGGACCCATCATGGTTCAGGTTCTAGAAGGCGAAAATGCCATTGCACGTTACCGTGAGTTGATGGGTAAAACCAACCCAGAAGAAGCGGCTTGTGGCACCATTCGCGCCGATTATGCATTAAGTATGCGTCACAACTCCGTGCACGGTAGTGACAGCCCAGCATCAGCAGCGCGTGAAGTTGCGTTTTTCTTCCCAGAGTCAGAAATCTGTCCTCGTTAA
- the pepB gene encoding aminopeptidase PepB: protein MSTQMSVFLSHEVAAPLWGDKALVSFNEQGALIHTGESTDLTKIQRAARKFDVQGIKNVFLDGDGWDVEAIWAFHQGYRNPKKYSQVEWVALEEKAQAELEARIKATEFTRDIINKPAEEVAPRQLATMAAEFIRSVAPEGTVTARIVKDKDLLAEGWEGIYAVGRGSDRTSAMLQLDFNPTGDANAPVWACLVGKGITFDSGGYSIKASNFMDSMKADMGGSGTITGGLGLAIMRGLNKRVKLILCCAENMISGRALKLGDVITYKNGKTVEIMNTDAEGRLVLADGLIYASEQNPELIIDCATLTGAAKNALGNDYHALLTFDQALAQEVLKSAAEEKEGLWPLPLAEFHREMLPSNFADLSNIGGGDYSPGASTAAAFLSYFVQDYQTGWLHFDCSGTYRKAASDKWSAGATGMGVCTLANLLVAQANK from the coding sequence ATGTCTACACAGATGTCTGTATTTTTAAGTCACGAAGTCGCAGCTCCACTGTGGGGCGATAAAGCACTGGTATCATTCAATGAGCAGGGCGCTCTTATCCATACAGGCGAAAGTACGGATTTAACTAAAATCCAACGCGCAGCGCGCAAGTTTGATGTGCAAGGCATCAAGAACGTATTTCTAGATGGCGATGGTTGGGATGTGGAAGCGATTTGGGCTTTCCACCAAGGTTACCGCAATCCAAAAAAATATAGCCAAGTTGAGTGGGTTGCGTTAGAAGAGAAAGCACAAGCAGAGCTGGAAGCTCGCATTAAAGCCACTGAGTTTACTCGCGATATCATTAACAAACCGGCGGAAGAAGTCGCCCCACGTCAACTTGCGACGATGGCGGCAGAGTTCATTCGTTCTGTCGCTCCTGAAGGCACAGTGACAGCGCGTATCGTAAAAGATAAAGATCTGCTTGCTGAAGGCTGGGAAGGCATTTACGCCGTAGGCCGTGGTTCTGATCGCACTTCAGCGATGCTTCAACTCGACTTTAACCCAACGGGTGATGCAAATGCCCCTGTTTGGGCATGTTTAGTCGGAAAAGGCATTACTTTTGACTCGGGCGGCTACAGTATCAAAGCGTCCAATTTCATGGATTCAATGAAAGCGGACATGGGCGGTTCAGGTACGATCACGGGTGGTTTGGGCTTAGCGATCATGCGAGGACTGAACAAGCGTGTAAAACTGATCCTATGCTGTGCGGAGAATATGATTTCTGGCCGAGCGTTGAAACTGGGTGATGTGATTACCTACAAAAACGGTAAGACGGTTGAAATCATGAACACCGATGCGGAAGGTCGCCTGGTGCTGGCAGATGGCCTGATTTACGCCTCGGAACAAAATCCAGAGTTGATCATTGATTGCGCGACCTTAACGGGCGCGGCGAAAAATGCGCTAGGTAACGATTACCACGCACTATTGACGTTTGACCAAGCACTTGCGCAAGAAGTACTAAAGTCAGCAGCAGAAGAAAAAGAAGGTTTGTGGCCACTGCCACTAGCAGAATTCCATCGTGAAATGCTGCCATCAAACTTTGCCGACCTGTCTAACATCGGTGGTGGTGACTACTCTCCTGGTGCCAGCACGGCGGCGGCATTTCTTTCGTACTTTGTGCAAGATTACCAAACAGGTTGGTTGCACTTCGATTGTTCGGGCACTTACCGTAAGGCTGCTAGCGACAAGTGGTCTGCGGGTGCGACAGGTATGGGGGTTTGTACTCTGGCCAACCTGTTAGTGGCACAAGCGAATAAGTAA
- the iscX gene encoding Fe-S cluster assembly protein IscX has protein sequence MKWTDSRDIAIELCERFPDMDPKTVRFTDLHQWILEIEDFDDEPNHSNEKILEAVILCWLDEWE, from the coding sequence ATGAAATGGACAGATTCACGTGATATCGCCATCGAGCTCTGTGAACGATTTCCAGATATGGATCCAAAAACGGTGCGTTTTACCGATCTGCATCAGTGGATTTTAGAGATTGAAGATTTTGATGACGAGCCCAATCATTCCAATGAAAAGATCCTCGAAGCAGTGATTCTTTGCTGGTTGGATGAATGGGAATAA
- the fdx gene encoding ISC system 2Fe-2S type ferredoxin, translating to MPKIIVLPHEDLCPEGAVLEANSGDTVLDVALKNGIAIEHACEKSCACTTCHVIIREGFDSLEESDELEDDMLDKAWGLEPESRLGCQAKVADEDLVVEIPKYTLNHASEDH from the coding sequence ATGCCTAAGATTATTGTATTGCCTCATGAAGATTTGTGCCCAGAAGGTGCCGTGCTAGAAGCAAATAGTGGTGACACAGTATTAGATGTGGCACTGAAAAATGGGATTGCGATTGAGCACGCGTGTGAGAAGTCCTGTGCTTGTACTACGTGTCACGTCATCATTCGTGAAGGCTTTGATTCACTAGAAGAAAGCGATGAGTTAGAAGATGACATGCTCGACAAAGCGTGGGGCCTTGAGCCAGAATCGCGTTTAGGCTGTCAAGCGAAAGTAGCGGATGAAGACCTAGTGGTTGAGATTCCAAAATACACGCTCAACCACGCATCGGAAGACCATTAA